Proteins from one Chroococcidiopsis sp. CCMEE 29 genomic window:
- a CDS encoding polysaccharide deacetylase family protein — MQLAPFLPILYRILQPSFPRCLWAGNPNSKAIALTFDDGPHSLYTPQLLEVLDHYSIPASFFWLGVCVNRSPAIAKTIYERGHWIGIHGYDHRSFPLLTTAELEQSLQATQAAIAQACCLPPTSIRDVRPPNGLFTPQTLDLLHRWNYRPVMWSVVPEDWVRPGVSVVVQRVLQQVQNGSLIVLHDGACGGQDVAATTAQLVPYLLNQGYHFVTIDTLWKRGTV, encoded by the coding sequence ATGCAGCTGGCTCCGTTCTTACCCATACTGTACCGAATTCTTCAACCATCCTTTCCCAGATGCCTTTGGGCGGGTAATCCTAATTCAAAGGCGATCGCCTTGACGTTTGATGATGGACCCCACTCCCTTTATACGCCCCAGCTGCTAGAAGTGTTAGACCACTACTCTATCCCAGCTAGTTTTTTTTGGTTGGGTGTTTGCGTCAACCGCTCCCCTGCGATCGCCAAAACTATTTACGAGCGGGGGCACTGGATTGGCATCCATGGATACGATCATCGCTCTTTTCCCTTACTCACCACCGCTGAACTTGAGCAAAGTTTACAAGCCACTCAAGCGGCGATCGCTCAAGCATGCTGTCTGCCTCCTACGAGCATCCGGGATGTCCGACCGCCCAACGGTTTATTTACACCCCAGACCTTAGATTTATTACACCGATGGAATTATCGACCTGTAATGTGGAGCGTTGTTCCAGAAGACTGGGTTCGACCTGGAGTCTCTGTCGTAGTGCAGCGAGTACTACAGCAGGTTCAGAATGGTTCTCTCATTGTGCTACACGATGGAGCTTGCGGCGGGCAAGATGTTGCTGCCACAACAGCCCAGTTGGTTCCCTATCTGCTGAACCAAGGTTATCACTTTGTAACGATAGATACTCTATGGAAACGGGGCACGGTGTAG